One segment of Solanum lycopersicum chromosome 1, SLM_r2.1 DNA contains the following:
- the LNK1 gene encoding protein LNK1 isoform X1, producing MWLECWLNNSKGMSDLQLYGLDDISWDEFCHNDDHIVPHPSSGRTNEPLPQNDSRKKPRHEVIGLTGNAGDQSTGKYANQQKEQVLSNRSPKMLEEDSWADAPDGAFSSPRQKAIVGEVSSLPSESTRTSDHCIKSNNIDSIENEPCPNGCNLDDKNASVGENSYSYPLGPISQADNDLSFLDNSCEDKDSNDLLYYSWPEIENFEDVDRMFRSCDSTFGFGPGSEDDLGWLSSSDVIEGSGDGLTSGFKFPCPASNALGSTSASCDTSKPKETNISTDNSGIENQSLGYNSSSWSSEKNESVNLGHMPFLNGSSNLQCKLVPDKKKAEVHGGGVQVEIISNNQPRINDNIVDSMQKKHSKHQNRSEGKRKCGYLENGDTLNYTDSLPEEQKLPSGTGSTHVSFASAGVLQQKQAQDPDFGYLGGSFSYMDSDYGHSDGSALHPTLPILKYESNGLVSLSPKDSYASNQVQSMEGSPDPSFQVAAMTRKEKVEKLFHPSGVKIENKRDFEGVGIRAPTELGSSVVQECSSINSGLDEISEEAASFHQLQRVMEQLDIRTKLCIRDSLYRLARSAEQRHRHANLNIVSGDDGGTSGPLVTEGTNKCTGYVDIETDTNPIDRSIAHLLFHRPSDSAVAPARDSSTLKSPSMIHGSLSSTPVMSDNVISHGEIAPQTDGEVAD from the exons ATGTGGCTTGAGTGCTGGTTAAACAACTCAAAAGGAATGTCAGATTTGCAGTTATACGGG CTTGACGATATATCTTGGGATGAGTTCTGCCACAATGATGATCATATAGTGCCACATCCAAGTAGCGGACGCACCAATGAACCACTCCCCCAGAATGATAGTCGTAAGAAGCCTCGCCATGAAGTAATTGGTTTAACAGGTAATGCAGGTGATCAATCTACTGGTAAATATGCTAATCAGCAAAAGGAGCAAGTGTTGAGTAATAGAAGCCCCAAAATGCTGGAAGAGGACTCGTGGGCCGATGCACCTGATGGTGCATTCTCTTCTCCACGTCAAAAAGCCATAGTCGGAGAAGTTTCAAGTTTACCATCTGAAAGTACCAGGACATCCGATCATTGCATCAAAAGTAATAACATAGACTCCATTGAGAACGAGCCTTGTCCTAATGGTTGCAATCTTGATGACAAGAATGCTTCTGTGGGGGAGAACTCTTATAGCTATCCACTTGGTCCCATATCTCAGGCTGATAATGATCTCAGTTTTCTTGATAATAGTTGTGAGGATAAAGACTCTAATGATCTCTTATATTATAGCTGGCCTGAGATAGAGAACTTTGAGGATGTTGACCGGATGTTCAG GAGTTGTGATTCGACATTTGGATTTGGACCTGGTAGTGAAGATGACCTAGGTTGGCTTTCATCATCAGATGTTATTGAAGGATCTGGAGATGGATTGACGTCTGGTTTTAAGTTTCCATGTCCAGCATCCAATGCGCTTGGAAGTACATCCGCCAGTTGTGATACTTCAAAGCCAAAGGAAACAAACATTTCAACGGATAATTCTGGCATTGAGAATCAATCACTTGGCTATAATAGCAGTTCGTGGTCCTCCGAGAAAAATGAATCTGTAAATCTGGGTCATATGCCTTTTTTAAATGGATCAAGTAATTTACAGTGCAAGTTAGTACCTGATAAGAAG AAGGCTGAGGTACATGGTGGTGGAGTCCAGGTCGAGATTATATCTAATAACCAACCAAGAATCAACGATAATATAGTG GATAGCATGCAAAAGAAACACTCCAAGCACCAGAATCGCTCTGAGGGTAAAAGAAAATGTGGTTATCTAGAAAATGGAGACACACTCAATTACACTGATAGCCTTCCAGAGGAGCAGAAGCTGCCATCTGGGACCGGAAGCACTCACGTGAGTTTCGCATCTGCAGGTGTCCTGCAGCAAAAGCAAGCTCAAGATCCTGATTTTGGCTACTTGGGTGGTAGCTTCTCTTACATGGATTCAGATTACGGTCATTCCGATGGGAGTGCTCTCCATCCAACTCTaccaattttaaaatatgaaagtaACGGTCTCGTGTCTCTTTCCCCCAAGGACTCTTATGCATCAAATCAGGTACAGTCCATGGAGGGTTCTCCTGATCCTTCTTTTCAGGTGGCTGCTATGACAAGAAAGGAGAAGGTGGAGAAGTTATTCCATCCGTCAGGAGTTAAGATTGAAAATAAACGTGATTTTGAAGGGGTTGGCATAAGAGCTCCCACAGAATTAGGATCCTCAGTTGTACAGGAGTGTTCTTCTATAAATTCTGGCTTGGATGAAATTTCAGAAGAAGCAGCTAGTTTTCATCAGCTTCAACGTGTCATGGAACAG TTGGATATAAGGACGAAGCTATGTATAAGAGATAGCTTGTACCGGTTGGCTCGGAGTGCTGAACAAAGGCATAGACATGCTAATCTCAATATTGTCTCTGGAGATGATGGAGGTACCAGCGGACCACTGGTTACCGAAGGAACAAACAA GTGCACAGGATATGTGGACATTGAGACAGACACAAATCCCATAGATCGATCTATTGCTCATTTGCTATTCCACAGGCCTTCGGATTCTGCTGTTGCCCCTGCCCGCGATTCCTCGACTTTGAAGTCGCCTTCCATG ATTCACGGGTCGTTGTCTAGCACACCAGTGATGAGTGATAACGTGATCTCTCATGGAGAAATTGCACCTCAAACAGATGGAGAAGTTGCTGATTGA
- the LNK1 gene encoding protein LNK1, translating into MWLECWLNNSKGMSDLQLYGLDDISWDEFCHNDDHIVPHPSSGRTNEPLPQNDSRKKPRHEVIGLTGNAGDQSTGKYANQQKEQVLSNRSPKMLEEDSWADAPDGAFSSPRQKAIVGEVSSLPSESTRTSDHCIKSNNIDSIENEPCPNGCNLDDKNASVGENSYSYPLGPISQADNDLSFLDNSCEDKDSNDLLYYSWPEIENFEDVDRMFRSCDSTFGFGPGSEDDLGWLSSSDVIEGSGDGLTSGFKFPCPASNALGSTSASCDTSKPKETNISTDNSGIENQSLGYNSSSWSSEKNESVNLGHMPFLNGSSNLQCKLVPDKKAEVHGGGVQVEIISNNQPRINDNIVDSMQKKHSKHQNRSEGKRKCGYLENGDTLNYTDSLPEEQKLPSGTGSTHVSFASAGVLQQKQAQDPDFGYLGGSFSYMDSDYGHSDGSALHPTLPILKYESNGLVSLSPKDSYASNQVQSMEGSPDPSFQVAAMTRKEKVEKLFHPSGVKIENKRDFEGVGIRAPTELGSSVVQECSSINSGLDEISEEAASFHQLQRVMEQLDIRTKLCIRDSLYRLARSAEQRHRHANLNIVSGDDGGTSGPLVTEGTNKCTGYVDIETDTNPIDRSIAHLLFHRPSDSAVAPARDSSTLKSPSMIHGSLSSTPVMSDNVISHGEIAPQTDGEVAD; encoded by the exons ATGTGGCTTGAGTGCTGGTTAAACAACTCAAAAGGAATGTCAGATTTGCAGTTATACGGG CTTGACGATATATCTTGGGATGAGTTCTGCCACAATGATGATCATATAGTGCCACATCCAAGTAGCGGACGCACCAATGAACCACTCCCCCAGAATGATAGTCGTAAGAAGCCTCGCCATGAAGTAATTGGTTTAACAGGTAATGCAGGTGATCAATCTACTGGTAAATATGCTAATCAGCAAAAGGAGCAAGTGTTGAGTAATAGAAGCCCCAAAATGCTGGAAGAGGACTCGTGGGCCGATGCACCTGATGGTGCATTCTCTTCTCCACGTCAAAAAGCCATAGTCGGAGAAGTTTCAAGTTTACCATCTGAAAGTACCAGGACATCCGATCATTGCATCAAAAGTAATAACATAGACTCCATTGAGAACGAGCCTTGTCCTAATGGTTGCAATCTTGATGACAAGAATGCTTCTGTGGGGGAGAACTCTTATAGCTATCCACTTGGTCCCATATCTCAGGCTGATAATGATCTCAGTTTTCTTGATAATAGTTGTGAGGATAAAGACTCTAATGATCTCTTATATTATAGCTGGCCTGAGATAGAGAACTTTGAGGATGTTGACCGGATGTTCAG GAGTTGTGATTCGACATTTGGATTTGGACCTGGTAGTGAAGATGACCTAGGTTGGCTTTCATCATCAGATGTTATTGAAGGATCTGGAGATGGATTGACGTCTGGTTTTAAGTTTCCATGTCCAGCATCCAATGCGCTTGGAAGTACATCCGCCAGTTGTGATACTTCAAAGCCAAAGGAAACAAACATTTCAACGGATAATTCTGGCATTGAGAATCAATCACTTGGCTATAATAGCAGTTCGTGGTCCTCCGAGAAAAATGAATCTGTAAATCTGGGTCATATGCCTTTTTTAAATGGATCAAGTAATTTACAGTGCAAGTTAGTACCTGATAAGAAG GCTGAGGTACATGGTGGTGGAGTCCAGGTCGAGATTATATCTAATAACCAACCAAGAATCAACGATAATATAGTG GATAGCATGCAAAAGAAACACTCCAAGCACCAGAATCGCTCTGAGGGTAAAAGAAAATGTGGTTATCTAGAAAATGGAGACACACTCAATTACACTGATAGCCTTCCAGAGGAGCAGAAGCTGCCATCTGGGACCGGAAGCACTCACGTGAGTTTCGCATCTGCAGGTGTCCTGCAGCAAAAGCAAGCTCAAGATCCTGATTTTGGCTACTTGGGTGGTAGCTTCTCTTACATGGATTCAGATTACGGTCATTCCGATGGGAGTGCTCTCCATCCAACTCTaccaattttaaaatatgaaagtaACGGTCTCGTGTCTCTTTCCCCCAAGGACTCTTATGCATCAAATCAGGTACAGTCCATGGAGGGTTCTCCTGATCCTTCTTTTCAGGTGGCTGCTATGACAAGAAAGGAGAAGGTGGAGAAGTTATTCCATCCGTCAGGAGTTAAGATTGAAAATAAACGTGATTTTGAAGGGGTTGGCATAAGAGCTCCCACAGAATTAGGATCCTCAGTTGTACAGGAGTGTTCTTCTATAAATTCTGGCTTGGATGAAATTTCAGAAGAAGCAGCTAGTTTTCATCAGCTTCAACGTGTCATGGAACAG TTGGATATAAGGACGAAGCTATGTATAAGAGATAGCTTGTACCGGTTGGCTCGGAGTGCTGAACAAAGGCATAGACATGCTAATCTCAATATTGTCTCTGGAGATGATGGAGGTACCAGCGGACCACTGGTTACCGAAGGAACAAACAA GTGCACAGGATATGTGGACATTGAGACAGACACAAATCCCATAGATCGATCTATTGCTCATTTGCTATTCCACAGGCCTTCGGATTCTGCTGTTGCCCCTGCCCGCGATTCCTCGACTTTGAAGTCGCCTTCCATG ATTCACGGGTCGTTGTCTAGCACACCAGTGATGAGTGATAACGTGATCTCTCATGGAGAAATTGCACCTCAAACAGATGGAGAAGTTGCTGATTGA